Below is a window of Sceloporus undulatus isolate JIND9_A2432 ecotype Alabama chromosome 9, SceUnd_v1.1, whole genome shotgun sequence DNA.
CCTGCCCTCAGAAGGAGGAGAATGGAGGATATTGCCCCAGAATGGAGGACACCGGCGCTTAAAAGCACTCACATGAATATAAATGCATGGTGGTTGTGGTCAGAAAGGAGGACACTCGAGAACAATGGAGGACACAGCCAAATCAAAGCTAGggacactcatataaatataaacacatgcttcttagtcatgctcaaaatggaggccctcTTGCTCAGGAGGCTGGAACGGGGCACGTCTTTCTCCTTTGTAAgcgttgttttcctttctttccaaacCTTGatgctctccttctctctttccctccgaCCTTCTCTCCTTCCAGACCATTTTGCTGCAGGACAAGCGGAAGAAGCTCTACTGCGTTGCTTGCCAAGAACTGAACTCCGATGTGGACAAGGACAACCCAGGTAAGGCCAGACAGCGGCAGAGCCTGCGGCCGTTCCCTTGTCAGATCCAGCTCCACATTGAACGTTCCGGTGGGACTGGAAGGGTAAGTGTTCTGGATCAGAAGAGACGCCAGACAGACAGGCTcacagagctagaagagaccccaagggcaatgcactccaaccctattctgccatgcaggaactcacactcaaagcacgccccaaaagatggccatccagcctctgtttagagacctccaaagaaggaggctccatcactCATTCCActattgagcagctcttactctcaggaagctcttcctaatgttgagctggaatctcttttcctgccatttgcatccattgctccattgggtcctattctctggagcagcagaaaacaagcttgctccaccttgaacataacatcctttcaaagTTGGGGATGGGGCTTCATTCCGGTGGATGTGAGTGCTTTATTTGCTCCTTCCTTCAAGGTGCACAAGCAGGGTTAGAGATGCATTTGGCAATGGCCTCCACCTTATCAGATGCCCAAGATTGCAGAATTGCAGAAGAGCCCCTCAGATCTCTGGGCTCATCATTGTGCATCCAgctataataatcataatcacaatcataacaacaacagcttttatttatatcctgcctgctCCGACTAGGACTGAGGCGGCTTACGGCAAAAAAGTCCAATACATAGTGAaataacaatatacaacaatCCCAAATTCTACCCTCCaccccttaaaataacaattaaatcacaaaTACCTTAAAAGATTGGTACTAAAATCAACTAGGTCAACTAAAAGCAGAAGGAAGGATGGGGCAGGAGATAATCGATGGGATAGACTATATGATAGTTCAGTGCCATAGCCAGACCTTCTCCAATCATTCCTGTCCACCATGAAGCTCAGTATGAGGCAGAGTCGGGGTGTTGGTATGTGCCTCTATGTAGCACAGGTCCATGTGTAGATATTTACACTACACTAAAGGGGTGTTGAATTGAAGCCATCATCAGGAAGTCTGGACCTAAACTGGATAGGGctgtcataaccagcactttgaatcatGCTCAGGTACTTCTCTTTCCAGCCCTGAACGCTCAGGCCGCTCTGTCCCAGGTGCGCGAGCGCCAGCTAGCCGCCAACTCCGAGGACAACTCGGCGTCTCCCGAGTACCTCTCCGCTCTGCCGACACCTCGACACGTCCCCCGCCCAGAACACTGCGAAGGAGCGGCCTCGGGACTCCGGGTCTCCGGCCCTGTGCCAGCGCTCCCGGTGCCGGTCGTGGCAGCCCCCAGCCCACCACCCGTCAGCGCCCTGACTCTGGCAGAGGAGGCCATCCTGCAGAAGATGGACTGGGCCAGCCACGAGCTCCAGCACAGCACTTCCATCGAGATGAGCATCCAGCTCTGTTCGCTCATCCGTTCCTGCACAGAATCCCTCAAGAGCCTCAAGGAACTGCAGCAGTGAGCAGCCGGCCCTGATCTCTGGGATGCGGCGCCAGGGCATGGAGGGGCACCAAGGATGGGTGCCCCATAGAGGCTAGTGTCCAAGCCTTTCAAACAAGACTGTGTTCTTTCTTCCGATTAAAACGTGTCCTCGTTCTTTCATTCTAATCGTCTTGAGGTTTGGGGGATGTTACTGCAACTTTGCGCTGGTTTAGTGACGCTCATTTTGAAGGGGGAAGAGGGTACAT
It encodes the following:
- the LOC121916233 gene encoding protein ZNRD2-like isoform X5: MALNAAGSDEAEWVPPSEAELKVIQARRERQDKISKLMSDYLLKGYRMLGDCCEECGTILLQDKRKKLYCVACQELNSDVDKDNPALNAQAALSQVRERQLAANSEDNSASPEYLSALPTPRHVPRPEHCEGAASGLRVSGPVPALPVPVVAAPSPPPVSALTLAEEAILQKMDWASHELQHSTSIEMSIQLCSLIRSCTESLKSLKELQQ